The Bos javanicus breed banteng chromosome 11, ARS-OSU_banteng_1.0, whole genome shotgun sequence genome includes a window with the following:
- the SH2D6 gene encoding SH2 domain-containing protein 6 isoform X1: protein MEKLSWRKARSGPPLPPPRCANSQAWRKDEPCPSPLSVPGTWRHRVSPAAEPELVGGRRQWLPPLLLYPFCPSCAQHSFLEAPEEEEEEEDKYELPPCEALLRHLTPAHLSGTEEDSLYLDHSAPLGPPTSPLPPPQPQPEMVHSLPARPTPAHHFPPKAAPSPLEALKQSWPFGRQELGEPARAVPGPSKEPDEDIYVECEPSPVPAFTQTLSSPVLTAPVPLPRISMGPRPTITPQEAQNGASKATSEGEYGHYQHGSMHSRGALPSHSPAGHRLSPSPPAPCLVEGVPAALTPAESRSERTRPGHFPGSAPNREAPSLYLNITPQLEVTRGLAERRTSLSSVAATQNTSGAQEGNLLGQPWYSGNCDRHAAESALLRCQKDGAYTVRPSSGPRGTQPFTLAVLLHGRVFNIPIRRLADGRHYALGREGRNHEEGSRASPMPSRPCAALLLRGRHGPALHAAPPTAPGQAERQPAAHLPALPHQALTPQHMCSLTSGPIFCPVGCLPLLFQFATPQIPPSFVPVPPGPWEGWPRDRKCPQVPTPFSPKA from the exons ACTCCCAAGCTTGGAGAAAAGATGAACCCTGCCCATCTCCTCTGTCTGTCCCAGGGACCTGGAGACACAGGGTAAGTCCAGCTGCTGAGCCAGAGCTggtgggtgggaggaggcagTGGCTGCCCCCACTGCTCCTGTATCCCTTCTGTCCTTCCTGTGCTCAGCATTCCTTCCTGGAAgccccagaggaggaggaagaggaggaggataaATATGAGCTGCCCCCCTGTGAGGCTCTACTCCGCCACCTCACCCCTGCCCACCTTTCTGGCACTGAGGAGGACTCTTTGTACTTGG ATCACTCTGCTCCCCTGGGCCCTCCCACatcaccactgccaccaccacagCCCCAGCCGGAGATGGTACACAGCCTCCCTGCCCGCCCCACCCCAGCGCACCATTTTCCA CCCAAGGCAGCGCCGAGCCCACTGGAGGCCCTGAAGCAGAGCTGGCCCTTTGGAAGGCAAG AGCTGGGTGAACCGGCCCGAGCG GTGCCAGGCCCTTCGAAGGAGCCCGATGAGGACATCTATGTGGAGTGTGAGCCCAGTCCAG TCCCAGCCTTTACTCAGACTCTGAGTTCCCCAGTCCTGACGGCCCCAGTCCCTCTACCAAGGATATCCATGGGGCCCAG GCCCACCATAACCCCCCAAGAAGCTCAGAAT GGAGCATCAAAGGCCACCTCTGAAGGTGAGTATGGGCATTACCAGCATGGATCCATGCACTCACGTGGGGCCCTCCCTAGCCACAGCCCTGCAGGCCACAGACTGTCTCCCAGCCCGCCTGCACCCTGCTTGGTTGAGGGGGTCCCTGCAGCTCTGACTCCAGCTGAGAGCAGGTCTGAGAGGACCCGCCCTGGGCACTTTCCAGGGTCTGCACCAAATCGGGAAGCTCCCAGCCTGTACCTTAACATCACTCCTCAGTTGGAGGTCACGCGTGGCCTGGCCG AAAGGAGAACCTCTCTTTCTTCTGTAGCCGCCACCCAGAACACCTCAGGTGCCCAG GAAGGCAATCTGCTGGGTCAGCCTTGGTACTCAGGGAACTGTGACCGCCATGCTGCTGAGAGCGCCCTGCTCCGATGCCAGAAG GATGGAGCATATACCGTGCGCCCCAGCTCAGGCCCTCGCGGCACCCAGCCCTTCACCCTGGCAGTACTTCTCCACGGCCGAGTCTTCAACATTCCCATCAGGCGGCTGGCTGATGGGCGCCACTATGCCCTGGGCCGTGAGGGCAGGAACCATGAGGAG GGCTCAAGGGCCTCACCGATGCCCTCCCGTCCCTGTGCAGCTCTTCTCCTCCGTGGCCGCCATGGTCCAGCACTACATGCAGCACCCCCTACCGCTCCTGGACAGGCAGAGCGGCAGCCGGCAGCTCACCTGCCTGCTCTTCCCCACCAAGCCCTGACGCCACAGCACATGTGCAGCCTCACCTCTGGCCCCATATTTTGCCCCGTGggctgtctccctcttctcttccagtTTGCCACCCCCCAGATTCCCCCATCCTTTGTCCCAGTCCCTCCAGGCCCCTGGGAAGGATGGCCCAGAGACAGAAAGTGCCCCCAAGTCCCTACTCCATTCTCACCCAAAGCCTGA
- the SH2D6 gene encoding SH2 domain-containing protein 6 isoform X5 — MEKLSWRKARSGPPLPPPRCANSQAWRKDEPCPSPLSVPGTWRHRVSPAAEPELVGGRRQWLPPLLLYPFCPSCAQHSFLEAPEEEEEEEDKYELPPCEALLRHLTPAHLSGTEEDSLYLDHSAPLGPPTSPLPPPQPQPEMVHSLPARPTPAHHFPPKAAPSPLEALKQSWPFGRQELGEPARAVPGPSKEPDEDIYVECEPSPVPAFTQTLSSPVLTAPVPLPRISMGPRPTITPQEAQNGASKATSEERRTSLSSVAATQNTSGAQEGNLLGQPWYSGNCDRHAAESALLRCQKDGAYTVRPSSGPRGTQPFTLAVLLHGRVFNIPIRRLADGRHYALGREGRNHEEGSRASPMPSRPCAALLLRGRHGPALHAAPPTAPGQAERQPAAHLPALPHQALTPQHMCSLTSGPIFCPVGCLPLLFQFATPQIPPSFVPVPPGPWEGWPRDRKCPQVPTPFSPKA, encoded by the exons ACTCCCAAGCTTGGAGAAAAGATGAACCCTGCCCATCTCCTCTGTCTGTCCCAGGGACCTGGAGACACAGGGTAAGTCCAGCTGCTGAGCCAGAGCTggtgggtgggaggaggcagTGGCTGCCCCCACTGCTCCTGTATCCCTTCTGTCCTTCCTGTGCTCAGCATTCCTTCCTGGAAgccccagaggaggaggaagaggaggaggataaATATGAGCTGCCCCCCTGTGAGGCTCTACTCCGCCACCTCACCCCTGCCCACCTTTCTGGCACTGAGGAGGACTCTTTGTACTTGG ATCACTCTGCTCCCCTGGGCCCTCCCACatcaccactgccaccaccacagCCCCAGCCGGAGATGGTACACAGCCTCCCTGCCCGCCCCACCCCAGCGCACCATTTTCCA CCCAAGGCAGCGCCGAGCCCACTGGAGGCCCTGAAGCAGAGCTGGCCCTTTGGAAGGCAAG AGCTGGGTGAACCGGCCCGAGCG GTGCCAGGCCCTTCGAAGGAGCCCGATGAGGACATCTATGTGGAGTGTGAGCCCAGTCCAG TCCCAGCCTTTACTCAGACTCTGAGTTCCCCAGTCCTGACGGCCCCAGTCCCTCTACCAAGGATATCCATGGGGCCCAG GCCCACCATAACCCCCCAAGAAGCTCAGAAT GGAGCATCAAAGGCCACCTCTGAAG AAAGGAGAACCTCTCTTTCTTCTGTAGCCGCCACCCAGAACACCTCAGGTGCCCAG GAAGGCAATCTGCTGGGTCAGCCTTGGTACTCAGGGAACTGTGACCGCCATGCTGCTGAGAGCGCCCTGCTCCGATGCCAGAAG GATGGAGCATATACCGTGCGCCCCAGCTCAGGCCCTCGCGGCACCCAGCCCTTCACCCTGGCAGTACTTCTCCACGGCCGAGTCTTCAACATTCCCATCAGGCGGCTGGCTGATGGGCGCCACTATGCCCTGGGCCGTGAGGGCAGGAACCATGAGGAG GGCTCAAGGGCCTCACCGATGCCCTCCCGTCCCTGTGCAGCTCTTCTCCTCCGTGGCCGCCATGGTCCAGCACTACATGCAGCACCCCCTACCGCTCCTGGACAGGCAGAGCGGCAGCCGGCAGCTCACCTGCCTGCTCTTCCCCACCAAGCCCTGACGCCACAGCACATGTGCAGCCTCACCTCTGGCCCCATATTTTGCCCCGTGggctgtctccctcttctcttccagtTTGCCACCCCCCAGATTCCCCCATCCTTTGTCCCAGTCCCTCCAGGCCCCTGGGAAGGATGGCCCAGAGACAGAAAGTGCCCCCAAGTCCCTACTCCATTCTCACCCAAAGCCTGA
- the SH2D6 gene encoding SH2 domain-containing protein 6 isoform X3, which produces MEKLSWRKARSGPPLPPPRCANSQAWRKDEPCPSPLSVPGTWRHRVSPAAEPELVGGRRQWLPPLLLYPFCPSCAQHSFLEAPEEEEEEEDKYELPPCEALLRHLTPAHLSGTEEDSLYLDHSAPLGPPTSPLPPPQPQPEMVHSLPARPTPAHHFPPKAAPSPLEALKQSWPFGRQELGEPARAVPGPSKEPDEDIYVECEPSPVPAFTQTLSSPVLTAPVPLPRISMGPRPTITPQEAQNGASKATSEGSAPNREAPSLYLNITPQLEVTRGLAERRTSLSSVAATQNTSGAQEGNLLGQPWYSGNCDRHAAESALLRCQKDGAYTVRPSSGPRGTQPFTLAVLLHGRVFNIPIRRLADGRHYALGREGRNHEEGSRASPMPSRPCAALLLRGRHGPALHAAPPTAPGQAERQPAAHLPALPHQALTPQHMCSLTSGPIFCPVGCLPLLFQFATPQIPPSFVPVPPGPWEGWPRDRKCPQVPTPFSPKA; this is translated from the exons ACTCCCAAGCTTGGAGAAAAGATGAACCCTGCCCATCTCCTCTGTCTGTCCCAGGGACCTGGAGACACAGGGTAAGTCCAGCTGCTGAGCCAGAGCTggtgggtgggaggaggcagTGGCTGCCCCCACTGCTCCTGTATCCCTTCTGTCCTTCCTGTGCTCAGCATTCCTTCCTGGAAgccccagaggaggaggaagaggaggaggataaATATGAGCTGCCCCCCTGTGAGGCTCTACTCCGCCACCTCACCCCTGCCCACCTTTCTGGCACTGAGGAGGACTCTTTGTACTTGG ATCACTCTGCTCCCCTGGGCCCTCCCACatcaccactgccaccaccacagCCCCAGCCGGAGATGGTACACAGCCTCCCTGCCCGCCCCACCCCAGCGCACCATTTTCCA CCCAAGGCAGCGCCGAGCCCACTGGAGGCCCTGAAGCAGAGCTGGCCCTTTGGAAGGCAAG AGCTGGGTGAACCGGCCCGAGCG GTGCCAGGCCCTTCGAAGGAGCCCGATGAGGACATCTATGTGGAGTGTGAGCCCAGTCCAG TCCCAGCCTTTACTCAGACTCTGAGTTCCCCAGTCCTGACGGCCCCAGTCCCTCTACCAAGGATATCCATGGGGCCCAG GCCCACCATAACCCCCCAAGAAGCTCAGAAT GGAGCATCAAAGGCCACCTCTGAAG GGTCTGCACCAAATCGGGAAGCTCCCAGCCTGTACCTTAACATCACTCCTCAGTTGGAGGTCACGCGTGGCCTGGCCG AAAGGAGAACCTCTCTTTCTTCTGTAGCCGCCACCCAGAACACCTCAGGTGCCCAG GAAGGCAATCTGCTGGGTCAGCCTTGGTACTCAGGGAACTGTGACCGCCATGCTGCTGAGAGCGCCCTGCTCCGATGCCAGAAG GATGGAGCATATACCGTGCGCCCCAGCTCAGGCCCTCGCGGCACCCAGCCCTTCACCCTGGCAGTACTTCTCCACGGCCGAGTCTTCAACATTCCCATCAGGCGGCTGGCTGATGGGCGCCACTATGCCCTGGGCCGTGAGGGCAGGAACCATGAGGAG GGCTCAAGGGCCTCACCGATGCCCTCCCGTCCCTGTGCAGCTCTTCTCCTCCGTGGCCGCCATGGTCCAGCACTACATGCAGCACCCCCTACCGCTCCTGGACAGGCAGAGCGGCAGCCGGCAGCTCACCTGCCTGCTCTTCCCCACCAAGCCCTGACGCCACAGCACATGTGCAGCCTCACCTCTGGCCCCATATTTTGCCCCGTGggctgtctccctcttctcttccagtTTGCCACCCCCCAGATTCCCCCATCCTTTGTCCCAGTCCCTCCAGGCCCCTGGGAAGGATGGCCCAGAGACAGAAAGTGCCCCCAAGTCCCTACTCCATTCTCACCCAAAGCCTGA
- the SH2D6 gene encoding SH2 domain-containing protein 6 isoform X8 codes for MLSPAVLVPAFTQTLSSPVLTAPVPLPRISMGPRPTITPQEAQNGASKATSEGEYGHYQHGSMHSRGALPSHSPAGHRLSPSPPAPCLVEGVPAALTPAESRSERTRPGHFPGSAPNREAPSLYLNITPQLEVTRGLAERRTSLSSVAATQNTSGAQEGNLLGQPWYSGNCDRHAAESALLRCQKDGAYTVRPSSGPRGTQPFTLAVLLHGRVFNIPIRRLADGRHYALGREGRNHEEGSRASPMPSRPCAALLLRGRHGPALHAAPPTAPGQAERQPAAHLPALPHQALTPQHMCSLTSGPIFCPVGCLPLLFQFATPQIPPSFVPVPPGPWEGWPRDRKCPQVPTPFSPKA; via the exons ATGCTCAGCCCTGCTGTTTTAGTCCCAGCCTTTACTCAGACTCTGAGTTCCCCAGTCCTGACGGCCCCAGTCCCTCTACCAAGGATATCCATGGGGCCCAG GCCCACCATAACCCCCCAAGAAGCTCAGAAT GGAGCATCAAAGGCCACCTCTGAAGGTGAGTATGGGCATTACCAGCATGGATCCATGCACTCACGTGGGGCCCTCCCTAGCCACAGCCCTGCAGGCCACAGACTGTCTCCCAGCCCGCCTGCACCCTGCTTGGTTGAGGGGGTCCCTGCAGCTCTGACTCCAGCTGAGAGCAGGTCTGAGAGGACCCGCCCTGGGCACTTTCCAGGGTCTGCACCAAATCGGGAAGCTCCCAGCCTGTACCTTAACATCACTCCTCAGTTGGAGGTCACGCGTGGCCTGGCCG AAAGGAGAACCTCTCTTTCTTCTGTAGCCGCCACCCAGAACACCTCAGGTGCCCAG GAAGGCAATCTGCTGGGTCAGCCTTGGTACTCAGGGAACTGTGACCGCCATGCTGCTGAGAGCGCCCTGCTCCGATGCCAGAAG GATGGAGCATATACCGTGCGCCCCAGCTCAGGCCCTCGCGGCACCCAGCCCTTCACCCTGGCAGTACTTCTCCACGGCCGAGTCTTCAACATTCCCATCAGGCGGCTGGCTGATGGGCGCCACTATGCCCTGGGCCGTGAGGGCAGGAACCATGAGGAG GGCTCAAGGGCCTCACCGATGCCCTCCCGTCCCTGTGCAGCTCTTCTCCTCCGTGGCCGCCATGGTCCAGCACTACATGCAGCACCCCCTACCGCTCCTGGACAGGCAGAGCGGCAGCCGGCAGCTCACCTGCCTGCTCTTCCCCACCAAGCCCTGACGCCACAGCACATGTGCAGCCTCACCTCTGGCCCCATATTTTGCCCCGTGggctgtctccctcttctcttccagtTTGCCACCCCCCAGATTCCCCCATCCTTTGTCCCAGTCCCTCCAGGCCCCTGGGAAGGATGGCCCAGAGACAGAAAGTGCCCCCAAGTCCCTACTCCATTCTCACCCAAAGCCTGA
- the SH2D6 gene encoding SH2 domain-containing protein 6 isoform X2, with protein sequence MEKLSWRKARSGPPLPPPRCANSQAWRKDEPCPSPLSVPGTWRHRHSFLEAPEEEEEEEDKYELPPCEALLRHLTPAHLSGTEEDSLYLDHSAPLGPPTSPLPPPQPQPEMVHSLPARPTPAHHFPPKAAPSPLEALKQSWPFGRQELGEPARAVPGPSKEPDEDIYVECEPSPVPAFTQTLSSPVLTAPVPLPRISMGPRPTITPQEAQNGASKATSEGEYGHYQHGSMHSRGALPSHSPAGHRLSPSPPAPCLVEGVPAALTPAESRSERTRPGHFPGSAPNREAPSLYLNITPQLEVTRGLAERRTSLSSVAATQNTSGAQEGNLLGQPWYSGNCDRHAAESALLRCQKDGAYTVRPSSGPRGTQPFTLAVLLHGRVFNIPIRRLADGRHYALGREGRNHEEGSRASPMPSRPCAALLLRGRHGPALHAAPPTAPGQAERQPAAHLPALPHQALTPQHMCSLTSGPIFCPVGCLPLLFQFATPQIPPSFVPVPPGPWEGWPRDRKCPQVPTPFSPKA encoded by the exons ACTCCCAAGCTTGGAGAAAAGATGAACCCTGCCCATCTCCTCTGTCTGTCCCAGGGACCTGGAGACACAGG CATTCCTTCCTGGAAgccccagaggaggaggaagaggaggaggataaATATGAGCTGCCCCCCTGTGAGGCTCTACTCCGCCACCTCACCCCTGCCCACCTTTCTGGCACTGAGGAGGACTCTTTGTACTTGG ATCACTCTGCTCCCCTGGGCCCTCCCACatcaccactgccaccaccacagCCCCAGCCGGAGATGGTACACAGCCTCCCTGCCCGCCCCACCCCAGCGCACCATTTTCCA CCCAAGGCAGCGCCGAGCCCACTGGAGGCCCTGAAGCAGAGCTGGCCCTTTGGAAGGCAAG AGCTGGGTGAACCGGCCCGAGCG GTGCCAGGCCCTTCGAAGGAGCCCGATGAGGACATCTATGTGGAGTGTGAGCCCAGTCCAG TCCCAGCCTTTACTCAGACTCTGAGTTCCCCAGTCCTGACGGCCCCAGTCCCTCTACCAAGGATATCCATGGGGCCCAG GCCCACCATAACCCCCCAAGAAGCTCAGAAT GGAGCATCAAAGGCCACCTCTGAAGGTGAGTATGGGCATTACCAGCATGGATCCATGCACTCACGTGGGGCCCTCCCTAGCCACAGCCCTGCAGGCCACAGACTGTCTCCCAGCCCGCCTGCACCCTGCTTGGTTGAGGGGGTCCCTGCAGCTCTGACTCCAGCTGAGAGCAGGTCTGAGAGGACCCGCCCTGGGCACTTTCCAGGGTCTGCACCAAATCGGGAAGCTCCCAGCCTGTACCTTAACATCACTCCTCAGTTGGAGGTCACGCGTGGCCTGGCCG AAAGGAGAACCTCTCTTTCTTCTGTAGCCGCCACCCAGAACACCTCAGGTGCCCAG GAAGGCAATCTGCTGGGTCAGCCTTGGTACTCAGGGAACTGTGACCGCCATGCTGCTGAGAGCGCCCTGCTCCGATGCCAGAAG GATGGAGCATATACCGTGCGCCCCAGCTCAGGCCCTCGCGGCACCCAGCCCTTCACCCTGGCAGTACTTCTCCACGGCCGAGTCTTCAACATTCCCATCAGGCGGCTGGCTGATGGGCGCCACTATGCCCTGGGCCGTGAGGGCAGGAACCATGAGGAG GGCTCAAGGGCCTCACCGATGCCCTCCCGTCCCTGTGCAGCTCTTCTCCTCCGTGGCCGCCATGGTCCAGCACTACATGCAGCACCCCCTACCGCTCCTGGACAGGCAGAGCGGCAGCCGGCAGCTCACCTGCCTGCTCTTCCCCACCAAGCCCTGACGCCACAGCACATGTGCAGCCTCACCTCTGGCCCCATATTTTGCCCCGTGggctgtctccctcttctcttccagtTTGCCACCCCCCAGATTCCCCCATCCTTTGTCCCAGTCCCTCCAGGCCCCTGGGAAGGATGGCCCAGAGACAGAAAGTGCCCCCAAGTCCCTACTCCATTCTCACCCAAAGCCTGA
- the SH2D6 gene encoding SH2 domain-containing protein 6 isoform X4 has translation MEKLSWRKARSGPPLPPPRCANSQAWRKDEPCPSPLSVPGTWRHRVSPAAEPELVGGRRQWLPPLLLYPFCPSCAQHSFLEAPEEEEEEEDKYELPPCEALLRHLTPAHLSGTEEDSLYLDHSAPLGPPTSPLPPPQPQPEMVHSLPARPTPAHHFPPKAAPSPLEALKQSWPFGRQELGEPARAVPGPSKEPDEDIYVECEPSPVPAFTQTLSSPVLTAPVPLPRISMGPRPTITPQEAQNGASKATSEGEYGHYQHGSMHSRGALPSHSPAGHRLSPSPPAPCLVEGVPAALTPAESRSERTRPGHFPGSAPNREAPSLYLNITPQLEVTRGLAERRTSLSSVAATQNTSGAQEGNLLGQPWYSGNCDRHAAESALLRCQKDGAYTVRPSSGPRGTQPFTLAVLLHGRVFNIPIRRLADGRHYALGREGRNHEELFSSVAAMVQHYMQHPLPLLDRQSGSRQLTCLLFPTKP, from the exons ACTCCCAAGCTTGGAGAAAAGATGAACCCTGCCCATCTCCTCTGTCTGTCCCAGGGACCTGGAGACACAGGGTAAGTCCAGCTGCTGAGCCAGAGCTggtgggtgggaggaggcagTGGCTGCCCCCACTGCTCCTGTATCCCTTCTGTCCTTCCTGTGCTCAGCATTCCTTCCTGGAAgccccagaggaggaggaagaggaggaggataaATATGAGCTGCCCCCCTGTGAGGCTCTACTCCGCCACCTCACCCCTGCCCACCTTTCTGGCACTGAGGAGGACTCTTTGTACTTGG ATCACTCTGCTCCCCTGGGCCCTCCCACatcaccactgccaccaccacagCCCCAGCCGGAGATGGTACACAGCCTCCCTGCCCGCCCCACCCCAGCGCACCATTTTCCA CCCAAGGCAGCGCCGAGCCCACTGGAGGCCCTGAAGCAGAGCTGGCCCTTTGGAAGGCAAG AGCTGGGTGAACCGGCCCGAGCG GTGCCAGGCCCTTCGAAGGAGCCCGATGAGGACATCTATGTGGAGTGTGAGCCCAGTCCAG TCCCAGCCTTTACTCAGACTCTGAGTTCCCCAGTCCTGACGGCCCCAGTCCCTCTACCAAGGATATCCATGGGGCCCAG GCCCACCATAACCCCCCAAGAAGCTCAGAAT GGAGCATCAAAGGCCACCTCTGAAGGTGAGTATGGGCATTACCAGCATGGATCCATGCACTCACGTGGGGCCCTCCCTAGCCACAGCCCTGCAGGCCACAGACTGTCTCCCAGCCCGCCTGCACCCTGCTTGGTTGAGGGGGTCCCTGCAGCTCTGACTCCAGCTGAGAGCAGGTCTGAGAGGACCCGCCCTGGGCACTTTCCAGGGTCTGCACCAAATCGGGAAGCTCCCAGCCTGTACCTTAACATCACTCCTCAGTTGGAGGTCACGCGTGGCCTGGCCG AAAGGAGAACCTCTCTTTCTTCTGTAGCCGCCACCCAGAACACCTCAGGTGCCCAG GAAGGCAATCTGCTGGGTCAGCCTTGGTACTCAGGGAACTGTGACCGCCATGCTGCTGAGAGCGCCCTGCTCCGATGCCAGAAG GATGGAGCATATACCGTGCGCCCCAGCTCAGGCCCTCGCGGCACCCAGCCCTTCACCCTGGCAGTACTTCTCCACGGCCGAGTCTTCAACATTCCCATCAGGCGGCTGGCTGATGGGCGCCACTATGCCCTGGGCCGTGAGGGCAGGAACCATGAGGAG CTCTTCTCCTCCGTGGCCGCCATGGTCCAGCACTACATGCAGCACCCCCTACCGCTCCTGGACAGGCAGAGCGGCAGCCGGCAGCTCACCTGCCTGCTCTTCCCCACCAAGCCCTGA
- the SH2D6 gene encoding SH2 domain-containing protein 6 isoform X6 — translation MEKLSWRKARSGPPLPPPRCANSQAWRKDEPCPSPLSVPGTWRHRVSPAAEPELVGGRRQWLPPLLLYPFCPSCAQHSFLEAPEEEEEEEDKYELPPCEALLRHLTPAHLSGTEEDSLYLDHSAPLGPPTSPLPPPQPQPEMVHSLPARPTPAHHFPPKAAPSPLEALKQSWPFGRQELGEPARAVPGPSKEPDEDIYVECEPSPVPAFTQTLSSPVLTAPVPLPRISMGPRPTITPQEAQNGASKATSEERRTSLSSVAATQNTSGAQEGNLLGQPWYSGNCDRHAAESALLRCQKDGAYTVRPSSGPRGTQPFTLAVLLHGRVFNIPIRRLADGRHYALGREGRNHEELFSSVAAMVQHYMQHPLPLLDRQSGSRQLTCLLFPTKP, via the exons ACTCCCAAGCTTGGAGAAAAGATGAACCCTGCCCATCTCCTCTGTCTGTCCCAGGGACCTGGAGACACAGGGTAAGTCCAGCTGCTGAGCCAGAGCTggtgggtgggaggaggcagTGGCTGCCCCCACTGCTCCTGTATCCCTTCTGTCCTTCCTGTGCTCAGCATTCCTTCCTGGAAgccccagaggaggaggaagaggaggaggataaATATGAGCTGCCCCCCTGTGAGGCTCTACTCCGCCACCTCACCCCTGCCCACCTTTCTGGCACTGAGGAGGACTCTTTGTACTTGG ATCACTCTGCTCCCCTGGGCCCTCCCACatcaccactgccaccaccacagCCCCAGCCGGAGATGGTACACAGCCTCCCTGCCCGCCCCACCCCAGCGCACCATTTTCCA CCCAAGGCAGCGCCGAGCCCACTGGAGGCCCTGAAGCAGAGCTGGCCCTTTGGAAGGCAAG AGCTGGGTGAACCGGCCCGAGCG GTGCCAGGCCCTTCGAAGGAGCCCGATGAGGACATCTATGTGGAGTGTGAGCCCAGTCCAG TCCCAGCCTTTACTCAGACTCTGAGTTCCCCAGTCCTGACGGCCCCAGTCCCTCTACCAAGGATATCCATGGGGCCCAG GCCCACCATAACCCCCCAAGAAGCTCAGAAT GGAGCATCAAAGGCCACCTCTGAAG AAAGGAGAACCTCTCTTTCTTCTGTAGCCGCCACCCAGAACACCTCAGGTGCCCAG GAAGGCAATCTGCTGGGTCAGCCTTGGTACTCAGGGAACTGTGACCGCCATGCTGCTGAGAGCGCCCTGCTCCGATGCCAGAAG GATGGAGCATATACCGTGCGCCCCAGCTCAGGCCCTCGCGGCACCCAGCCCTTCACCCTGGCAGTACTTCTCCACGGCCGAGTCTTCAACATTCCCATCAGGCGGCTGGCTGATGGGCGCCACTATGCCCTGGGCCGTGAGGGCAGGAACCATGAGGAG CTCTTCTCCTCCGTGGCCGCCATGGTCCAGCACTACATGCAGCACCCCCTACCGCTCCTGGACAGGCAGAGCGGCAGCCGGCAGCTCACCTGCCTGCTCTTCCCCACCAAGCCCTGA
- the SH2D6 gene encoding SH2 domain-containing protein 6 isoform X7, whose amino-acid sequence MEKLSWRKARSGPPLPPPRCANSQAWRKDEPCPSPLSVPGTWRHRVSPAAEPELVGGRRQWLPPLLLYPFCPSCAQHSFLEAPEEEEEEEDKYELPPCEALLRHLTPAHLSGTEEDSLYLDHSAPLGPPTSPLPPPQPQPEMVHSLPARPTPAHHFPPKAAPSPLEALKQSWPFGRQELGEPARAVPGPSKEPDEDIYVECEPSPVPAFTQTLSSPVLTAPVPLPRISMGPRPTITPQEAQNGASKATSEGEYGHYQHGSMHSRGALPSHSPAGHRLSPSPPAPCLVEGVPAALTPAESRSERTRPGHFPGSAPNREAPSLYLNITPQLEVTRGLAERRTSLSSVAATQNTSGAQVRRGCK is encoded by the exons ACTCCCAAGCTTGGAGAAAAGATGAACCCTGCCCATCTCCTCTGTCTGTCCCAGGGACCTGGAGACACAGGGTAAGTCCAGCTGCTGAGCCAGAGCTggtgggtgggaggaggcagTGGCTGCCCCCACTGCTCCTGTATCCCTTCTGTCCTTCCTGTGCTCAGCATTCCTTCCTGGAAgccccagaggaggaggaagaggaggaggataaATATGAGCTGCCCCCCTGTGAGGCTCTACTCCGCCACCTCACCCCTGCCCACCTTTCTGGCACTGAGGAGGACTCTTTGTACTTGG ATCACTCTGCTCCCCTGGGCCCTCCCACatcaccactgccaccaccacagCCCCAGCCGGAGATGGTACACAGCCTCCCTGCCCGCCCCACCCCAGCGCACCATTTTCCA CCCAAGGCAGCGCCGAGCCCACTGGAGGCCCTGAAGCAGAGCTGGCCCTTTGGAAGGCAAG AGCTGGGTGAACCGGCCCGAGCG GTGCCAGGCCCTTCGAAGGAGCCCGATGAGGACATCTATGTGGAGTGTGAGCCCAGTCCAG TCCCAGCCTTTACTCAGACTCTGAGTTCCCCAGTCCTGACGGCCCCAGTCCCTCTACCAAGGATATCCATGGGGCCCAG GCCCACCATAACCCCCCAAGAAGCTCAGAAT GGAGCATCAAAGGCCACCTCTGAAGGTGAGTATGGGCATTACCAGCATGGATCCATGCACTCACGTGGGGCCCTCCCTAGCCACAGCCCTGCAGGCCACAGACTGTCTCCCAGCCCGCCTGCACCCTGCTTGGTTGAGGGGGTCCCTGCAGCTCTGACTCCAGCTGAGAGCAGGTCTGAGAGGACCCGCCCTGGGCACTTTCCAGGGTCTGCACCAAATCGGGAAGCTCCCAGCCTGTACCTTAACATCACTCCTCAGTTGGAGGTCACGCGTGGCCTGGCCG AAAGGAGAACCTCTCTTTCTTCTGTAGCCGCCACCCAGAACACCTCAGGTGCCCAGGTGAGGAGGGGCTGCAAGTGA